The DNA region AGATGGCCGAAACAGCCGGCCGTGCTGCGGCGCATCCTCGACGAGGGGGCGCCGCGGATCCGTGAGATCGCCCAGGAGGTCGCCGCCCGCAGCCCCCGCTTCGTACTGCTGACGGCGCGCGGCACGTCCGACAACGCCGCGCTCTACGCGAAGTATCTGCTGGAGATCCTGCTGGGCAAGCCGTGCGGACTGACGTCGATGTCCACGACCACCGCCTACGGTGCAAGGCCGGATCTCACCGACTGCCTCGTCGTCACCGTCAGCCAGTCGGGAGGCTCCCCCGACCTCGTGGCCTCTACGAAGGCGGCACGCGAGGCGGGCGCCCTCACCCTGGCGGTCACGAACAACTCCGCGTCGCCGCTGGCGGAGGTCAGCGAGTACCACATCGATGTGCTGGCCGGTACGGAGAAGGCGCTGCCCGCGACGAAGACGTACACCGCCGAACTCCTCGCCCTGTACCTCTTCGTGGACGGCATGCGCGGCGGCCAGGGCGCCGGCAAGGCCGAACTGCTCCCGGATCTGGCCCAGTCGGTGCTGGACCGCCAGCCTGAGATCAAGGCGCTCGCCGCGCGCTACCGCTTCGCCGAGCGGATGGTGCTGACCTCACGCGGATACGGCTATCCCACGGCGAAGGAGGCGGCGCTGAAGCTGATGGAGACCAGCTACATCCCCGCGCTGTCGTACTCGGGCGCCGATCTGCTGCACGGCCCGCTCGCCATGGTCGACAACATCTCGCCCGTGATCGCCGTCGTCACGGACGGCAAGGGCGGCGAGGCGCTCCAGCCCGTCCTCGGACGGCTGCGCGACCGGGGCGCCGACCTGGTGGTCATCGGCAGCCGCGAGGAGGTCGACAGGGCGTCGGCCGGTTTCGCGCTGCCAACCGAGGGTCTGCCGGAGGAACTTCAGCCGATCCTGGAGATCATTCCCCTCCAGATGCTGGCCTACGAGGTCACCATCGCGCGGGGCCAGGACCCGGATTCACCCCGCGCGCTGGCGAAGGTGACCGAGACCCGCTGAGACCGCCCGCGGGGACCGCCCGGCCGGATACGACGGGCGGCGGGCCCACACACGTCGGGCCACGGCGCCGGGGCGGGACCCTCAACCCGCCCGGCACCGCAGCCCGATGCCGGAGACCCGGCGCAATCAGGGCAGACGACGTCCGGGCCTCTCTCTGTCCTCCTGTGCGGGGAGGACAGAAGCCTTTGTTACTACGGGTTCATTGTGGACTAGACCACCTTGTCTGTCCATGCCATGCCTGTTTTTCATCACGAGACGACGAAGTCGGGGCCTCTTCGGCTACGGATTCCGTCGTGTCCGTACACCGTCCGTGGGCGGCCCCGCGAAGGCGGTCCCGGCCGCCCGTTCACGTCCGCCGGTAGGCTCGCCGGTGTGCCCTCGATGAACGACCTCGTACGCCAGCACACGGCCCTCTCGGACGCCGATCTGGAGTGGCTGCATCTGCTGATCTCCGAATGGCAGCTCCTGTCGGACCTCTCCTTCGCGGATCTCGTGCTGTGGGTCCCCACGCGTGACGGCACTCGCTACGTCTCCGTCGCACAGATGCGGCCGAACACCGGGCCCACGTCCCACCAGGACGACATGGTCGGCCACCTCGTGCCGCGCGGCAGGCGCCCCCTGCTGGACGCCGCGCTCGACGAGGGCAGGATCGTGCGCGAGGGCGACCCCGAGTGGCGCGAGGAGGTGCCGGTACGGGTCGAGTCGATCCCGGTGTGCCGCGAGGGCCGCGTCCTCGGCGTCATCGCCCGCAACACCAACCTGCTGACCGTACGCACCCCGAGCCGGCTCGAACTCACGTATCTCCAGAGCGCGTCGGACCTCGCACAGATGATCGCGGCGGGCTCCTTCCCCTTCCTGGGGCAGCAGCTCGACATCGATCACCTTCCCCGCGTCGGCGACGGCCTGATCCGGCTCGACTCCGACGGCGTCGTCCAGTACGCAAGCCCCAACGCCCTCTCCGCGTACCACCGCCTCGGTCTCGCCACCGAGATCGTGGGGCTCCACCTCGGCCAGGTCACCGCCGAACTGGCGCCCTCGCGCGCCCCGGTCGACGAGGCACTGGTGAAGCTCGCCAGCGGATGGGCACCGCGCGGCGCCGAAGTAGAGGCCAACGACTGCGTCGTACAGCTTCGCGCCATCCCGCTCGAACCGAAGGGCACCCGCATCGGTTCGCTCATCCTG from Streptomyces marispadix includes:
- a CDS encoding sensor histidine kinase, with protein sequence MNDLVRQHTALSDADLEWLHLLISEWQLLSDLSFADLVLWVPTRDGTRYVSVAQMRPNTGPTSHQDDMVGHLVPRGRRPLLDAALDEGRIVREGDPEWREEVPVRVESIPVCREGRVLGVIARNTNLLTVRTPSRLELTYLQSASDLAQMIAAGSFPFLGQQLDIDHLPRVGDGLIRLDSDGVVQYASPNALSAYHRLGLATEIVGLHLGQVTAELAPSRAPVDEALVKLASGWAPRGAEVEANDCVVQLRAIPLEPKGTRIGSLILLRDITEVRRRERELMTKDATIREIHHRVKNNLQTVAALLRLQARRMDSDRGRDALNEAVRRVGSIAIVHETLSQTLDESVEFDEIADRVLAMVAEISPGRVTGHRTGHFGVLEAEVATPLSMVLTEVLQNALEHGFGQGEQGTVEVGAVRTAGKGKQPGRLLVTVQDDGRGLPEDFDPKHTGNLGLQIVRTLVEGELGGEFDMVPAPSGGTRVVFDLPVSVEKRER